The Candidatus Caccoplasma merdavium genome window below encodes:
- a CDS encoding SusC/RagA family TonB-linked outer membrane protein, which translates to MRRIYSFLIIILMVSVLPVFAQKGTRIKSKIVSTDNTPLQGAIVSVVGTSSSVVSDENGAFELTTDLSKGTLRIVAGGFYTREYPLKSGVIPREIVLVPERFSDYAGTTQFPFYSERRDNRSAVNASLDRRDMKNTLSADLAWQDEISGLQVIKKSGMPGEGAFFNLRGIHTLNADNAPLLVINGIPYLYNTDVSGVLNGYSRDALFGYNVNDIKSITALKGAEASLYGSLGSNGVILIETQQATSDNLNTRISFTGSYGVSMPQSGIPTLNASQYANYLQDVGMTRYSSAADLRADYPFLNPGVNSYSYLFDNDIDWTKEITRKAFVTDNIFRIEGGDEIAKYNISLGYTNEGGILDNTSTQRFHTLINSSVMVSRWVDIFTNVNLAYISSDLQEQGMKEATNPILASNFMMPNLYPYMREMNGNLLPNYATYNGWNVNANPTYAYNNVSNPLALVETVEGDDKIYDVNVRAGLNWRPTENWTITGMLNIYYDYTEESLFVPGVTDKAIVPQLYGTGFNYVSKGVREQSSYFYGVNAMYQKLFGNIHDFKAYGGLRFITKNFEYDFESGYNTANDNYKTLASDLDERIIDGINDEWKWLSYYLHADYTFNHLVKAMANLSVDGSSVSGVDAPRFGFFPSAGLTFFAANTGALPSWIDMMNLSAEVSLTGNSRFSSNYAKNYYLTSNLFNMGAIVRSNVPNTRLEWEKKAQFDAALDLSLYKHMVDLQFNYFYANSYDLLLDRNISAVYGSSLYYDNTASISSQGYELALRLNPVHTKNFDWSISGNISTVKSTVESLGNAQTEDIIEFTAYNEDDAQVITRVGSSPYEFYGYQTDGIYATTAEAQAAGLKNAAGKAYQAGDVRFIDQNHDGIINDEDRVSLGSATPDFFGGVSTTLRYKWISLKADFGYSVGNKAYNALRRQTESMSTFYNQSTAVLNRWQVEGQMTDMPRAAYGDPSGNNIFSDRWIEDASYFKLRALTLAFHFDNKMLRFCQSGTIYVTGENLFTLTDYLGSDPEFNYSYSESMRGFDYAKVALPITIKVGFNLNF; encoded by the coding sequence ATGAGAAGAATATATAGTTTCCTGATTATTATACTCATGGTGTCGGTCCTACCGGTTTTTGCCCAGAAGGGAACCCGCATCAAGTCTAAGATTGTGAGTACCGACAATACCCCCTTGCAGGGAGCCATTGTTTCGGTGGTGGGGACGTCGAGCTCGGTCGTCTCCGACGAGAATGGTGCCTTTGAGCTGACCACCGACCTCTCGAAAGGAACGTTGCGCATCGTGGCCGGAGGCTTTTACACGCGTGAATATCCGTTGAAAAGCGGCGTTATTCCCCGTGAAATTGTTCTGGTGCCCGAGCGCTTTTCCGATTATGCCGGTACGACACAGTTCCCGTTTTACAGCGAACGCCGCGACAACCGGAGTGCGGTAAACGCTTCGCTCGACCGTCGAGACATGAAAAATACCCTCTCGGCCGATTTGGCCTGGCAGGACGAAATCTCCGGCCTGCAAGTCATCAAGAAGAGCGGCATGCCCGGTGAAGGCGCCTTCTTCAACCTGCGTGGCATTCATACCCTGAATGCCGACAATGCTCCGCTGTTGGTCATCAATGGTATTCCCTATCTCTACAATACCGATGTCTCGGGCGTGCTCAATGGCTACTCCCGCGATGCCCTCTTCGGGTATAACGTCAACGACATCAAGAGCATCACCGCCCTCAAAGGCGCCGAGGCTTCGCTTTACGGCTCGTTGGGTTCCAACGGTGTTATCCTCATCGAGACCCAGCAGGCTACCTCCGATAACCTCAACACCCGTATCTCCTTTACGGGCAGCTACGGAGTGAGTATGCCTCAAAGCGGCATTCCCACCCTCAATGCTTCGCAATACGCCAACTATCTGCAAGATGTGGGTATGACACGCTATTCGAGTGCGGCCGATTTGCGAGCCGACTATCCGTTCCTCAACCCCGGTGTAAACAGTTACAGTTATCTGTTCGACAATGACATCGATTGGACGAAGGAGATTACCCGCAAGGCATTTGTGACCGATAACATTTTCCGCATCGAAGGAGGTGACGAAATTGCCAAGTACAACATCTCTTTGGGCTATACCAACGAAGGAGGTATCCTCGACAATACCTCGACACAACGTTTCCACACGTTGATCAATTCGAGTGTGATGGTAAGCCGTTGGGTCGACATTTTCACCAACGTGAACCTGGCCTACATTTCGAGCGATTTGCAGGAGCAAGGTATGAAAGAGGCTACCAATCCCATCTTGGCATCGAATTTCATGATGCCCAACCTCTATCCCTACATGCGCGAAATGAATGGCAATTTGCTTCCCAACTACGCCACATACAACGGGTGGAACGTAAATGCCAATCCTACCTATGCCTACAATAACGTAAGTAACCCGTTGGCTCTGGTCGAGACGGTCGAGGGCGATGATAAGATTTACGATGTGAATGTGCGTGCCGGTCTCAACTGGCGACCCACCGAGAACTGGACCATCACCGGCATGCTCAATATCTACTATGACTACACCGAGGAGTCGCTCTTCGTTCCCGGCGTCACCGACAAGGCCATCGTACCCCAGCTCTACGGCACCGGCTTCAACTATGTGAGCAAAGGCGTGCGCGAGCAGTCGTCTTACTTCTACGGCGTGAATGCCATGTACCAGAAACTCTTTGGCAACATACACGACTTCAAGGCTTACGGCGGATTGCGTTTCATTACCAAGAACTTCGAGTATGACTTTGAGTCGGGATACAATACGGCCAACGACAATTACAAGACCTTGGCCAGCGATCTCGACGAGCGTATTATCGACGGTATCAATGACGAGTGGAAGTGGCTCAGCTATTACCTCCATGCCGACTACACCTTCAACCACCTGGTGAAGGCCATGGCCAATCTCTCTGTCGACGGTTCGTCGGTATCGGGAGTAGATGCGCCTCGTTTCGGATTCTTCCCCTCGGCCGGCCTTACTTTCTTCGCGGCCAATACCGGAGCCCTTCCCTCCTGGATCGACATGATGAATCTCTCGGCCGAAGTGAGCCTCACCGGTAACAGCCGCTTCTCTTCGAATTACGCCAAGAACTATTATCTGACGTCGAACCTTTTCAACATGGGAGCCATTGTACGTTCCAACGTGCCCAACACCCGTCTTGAATGGGAAAAGAAAGCGCAGTTCGATGCCGCTCTCGACCTCTCGCTCTATAAACACATGGTCGATTTGCAATTCAACTACTTCTATGCCAATTCCTACGACCTGTTGCTCGACCGCAACATATCGGCTGTTTACGGTTCGTCGCTTTACTACGACAACACCGCTTCCATCTCTTCGCAAGGATATGAGTTGGCTTTGCGCCTCAATCCTGTCCACACCAAGAATTTCGACTGGTCGATTTCAGGCAACATCTCCACGGTGAAGAGCACGGTCGAATCGCTGGGCAATGCGCAGACCGAAGACATCATCGAATTTACGGCGTACAACGAAGACGATGCTCAGGTGATAACCCGGGTGGGCAGTTCGCCTTATGAGTTCTACGGTTATCAGACCGACGGTATCTATGCCACCACGGCCGAAGCACAGGCTGCCGGTCTTAAAAATGCCGCCGGTAAAGCCTATCAGGCCGGCGATGTCCGCTTCATCGACCAAAACCATGACGGGATCATCAATGACGAAGACCGCGTATCGTTGGGCTCGGCAACGCCCGACTTCTTCGGCGGCGTGAGCACCACTCTCCGGTATAAATGGATTTCCCTCAAAGCCGACTTCGGTTATTCGGTCGGCAACAAGGCTTATAATGCCTTGCGTCGTCAGACCGAGTCGATGTCGACTTTCTATAACCAGTCGACGGCCGTGCTCAACCGTTGGCAAGTCGAAGGCCAAATGACCGACATGCCCCGTGCCGCCTATGGTGATCCTTCGGGTAACAACATCTTCTCCGACCGTTGGATCGAAGATGCCTCTTATTTCAAACTGAGAGCCCTTACGCTGGCATTCCATTTCGATAACAAGATGTTGCGTTTCTGTCAGTCGGGAACTATCTATGTTACCGGTGAGAACCTCTTCACCTTGACCGATTATCTGGGCAGTGACCCCGAATTCAACTACTCTTACAGCGAAAGCATGAGAGGATTTGACTACGCCAAGGTGGCTCTCCCCATCACCATAAAAGTCGGATTTAATTTAAACTTCTAA
- a CDS encoding DUF5108 domain-containing protein, protein MTCAAYLTLNSDEFSMWIELLKYADYYNALNDADATATVFCPTNAAMKEFLAWRGVSSVQELDREYARAVVQVHILNYDLSDESLITYAESGESIPAQTLFQSYLSTAFGYTITDVDDAELDNTRHNTDSIYLNNQARLAKFTAVKTANGEVFTMGDVIHPLAETILEKLRPYDEYNIFIGAAELCGYDQVVSRISDTTYNINGSMSINTIRFTCLAVPDEVYAAEGITSVSDLCAHLGAGTNYTDTTNALYQYVTYHFFDREIPIADFFNFNEEGQINIFDTECTYQVVTCQDIAGVHTFNERATILRSNMEARNGLIHKINHILPVWQPDPVTVMWDFCNTAEIISFVNNYGADQNLGALFTSALTSRETAIDLSEDKRDGDYGNVSAFVEDETYVANSSKASYSNYRKIGFLKCKYKSAREKDVSNYGAYMNNLMQLNLGYAGWVELETPTIIKGRYKVELCYAGSPILYNFYGAGSLTRFTLDDKEMSNAYIYKGLSSQGFTAATYGTAMITLWEELEFENSGKHTLKATMMDINAKTNSRYHQLWDYVKFTPID, encoded by the coding sequence GCGCTGCTTATCTTACCCTGAACAGCGATGAATTCTCGATGTGGATCGAACTGTTGAAGTATGCCGATTACTACAACGCCCTGAACGATGCCGATGCCACCGCAACGGTATTCTGTCCCACCAATGCTGCCATGAAGGAATTCCTGGCATGGAGAGGCGTCTCTTCGGTGCAGGAACTCGACCGGGAATATGCCCGGGCCGTTGTGCAGGTGCATATCCTCAACTATGACCTCTCCGACGAGTCTTTGATTACCTATGCCGAGAGCGGCGAATCGATTCCCGCGCAGACGCTCTTCCAGTCATACCTCTCCACCGCCTTCGGTTACACGATTACCGATGTCGATGATGCGGAACTTGACAATACACGCCACAACACCGACTCGATTTATCTCAACAACCAGGCCCGCCTGGCCAAATTCACCGCCGTGAAAACCGCCAATGGCGAAGTCTTTACGATGGGCGATGTGATTCACCCGCTGGCCGAGACGATACTCGAAAAACTCCGTCCCTATGACGAGTACAACATCTTCATCGGGGCAGCCGAGTTGTGCGGATATGACCAAGTCGTTTCGCGCATCAGCGACACCACCTACAACATCAACGGCAGCATGTCTATCAATACGATACGCTTCACCTGCCTGGCTGTTCCCGACGAGGTGTATGCCGCCGAGGGAATAACCTCGGTGTCGGACCTTTGTGCACACCTTGGTGCCGGCACGAACTATACCGATACCACCAATGCCCTTTACCAGTATGTGACCTACCACTTCTTCGATCGTGAGATACCGATTGCCGATTTCTTCAATTTCAACGAAGAAGGCCAAATCAATATCTTCGATACCGAATGCACCTACCAGGTGGTTACCTGCCAGGACATAGCCGGCGTGCATACTTTCAACGAGCGTGCCACGATACTCCGCAGCAATATGGAAGCCCGAAACGGCCTGATACATAAAATCAACCATATTCTCCCCGTATGGCAACCCGATCCTGTAACAGTGATGTGGGACTTCTGCAACACCGCCGAGATTATTTCGTTTGTCAACAACTATGGCGCCGACCAGAACTTGGGTGCCCTTTTCACTTCGGCACTTACATCAAGAGAGACGGCCATCGACCTTTCCGAGGACAAACGTGACGGCGATTATGGTAATGTCTCGGCCTTTGTCGAAGATGAGACTTATGTCGCCAACTCTTCCAAGGCCAGCTATTCGAATTACCGCAAGATTGGCTTCCTGAAATGTAAATACAAGAGCGCTCGCGAAAAAGACGTCAGCAATTATGGCGCTTACATGAACAACCTCATGCAACTCAACCTCGGCTATGCCGGTTGGGTCGAACTGGAAACCCCGACCATCATCAAGGGTCGTTACAAAGTGGAGTTGTGCTATGCCGGCAGCCCCATACTCTATAATTTCTATGGTGCCGGTAGCCTTACCCGTTTCACGCTCGACGACAAGGAGATGTCGAATGCCTACATCTACAAGGGTCTCAGTTCGCAAGGATTCACGGCTGCAACTTACGGGACGGCCATGATTACCTTGTGGGAAGAGCTCGAATTTGAAAACTCCGGTAAGCATACGCTGAAAGCAACGATGATGGACATCAATGCCAAGACCAATTCAAGATACCATCAGTTGTGGGATTATGTGAAATTTACGCCTATTGATTAA